Proteins encoded in a region of the Chelonoidis abingdonii isolate Lonesome George chromosome 2, CheloAbing_2.0, whole genome shotgun sequence genome:
- the ADRA2B gene encoding alpha-2B adrenergic receptor translates to MDSPEGYSVQATAAIAAIITFLILFTIFGNVLVIIAVLTSRSLKAPQNLFLVSLAAADILVATLIIPFSLANELMGYWHFRKTWCEIYLALDVLFCTSSIVHLCAISLDRYWSVSQAIEYNSKRTPKRIKGIILIVWMIAAFISLPPLIYKGNKKDSQDGRPQCKLNEEAWYILSSSIGSFFAPCIIMILVYLRIYFIAKHRTRQSSRGKKPKAEKKGTSKKITGLTSETSPQQLGASEPNGHQVPNEDSDQPVTPTLPAHRTSLLSLEEQQELPPSATNPCQPQPEKKESSGSSPLERSLHCNLKQRNGHPQSSVKGMKTLATAKGEVLLVRRVKTLSANPWKRKTHLNREKRFTFVLAVVMGVFVLCWFPFFFLYSLGAICPELCKVPNSVFQFFFWIGYCNSSLNPVIYTIFNQDFRKAFRKILCRQGTQTAW, encoded by the coding sequence ATGGACAGCCCTGAGGGCTACTCGGTCCAAGCCACCGCGGCCATCGCTGCCATCATCACCTTCCTCATCCTCTTCACCATCTTCGGCAACGTGCTGGTGATCATTGCCGTGCTCACCAGCCGGTCCCTCAAGGCCCCCCAGAACCTCTTCTTGGTGTCCCTGGCAGCGGCCGACATCCTGGTGGCCACCCTCATCATTCCCTTTTCCCTCGCCAATGAGCTGATGGGCTATTGGCACTTCCGGAAGACCTGGTGCGAGATCTACCTGGCCTTGGACGTTCTCTTCTGCACCTCCTCCATTGTGCATCTCTGCGCCATCAGCCTGGACCGGTACTGGTCCGTCAGCCAGGCCATCGAGTACAACTCCAAGAGGACCCCCAAGAGGATCAAGGGCATCATCCTCATTGTGTGGATGATCGCGGCCttcatctccctgccccccctcatcTACAAGGGGAACAAGAAGGACAGCCAGGATGGCAGGCCGCAGTGCAAACTCAACGAGGAGGCGTGGTACATCCTCTCCTCCAGCATCGGCTCCTTCTTTGCCCCCTGCATCATCATGATCCTGGTCTACCTGCGGATTTATTTTATAGCCAAGCACCGGACCCGGCAAAGCTCCAGGGGCAAGAAGCCCAAGGCTGAGAAGAAGGGGACATCTAAGAAAATCACTGGCCTGACCTCTGAgacctctccccagcagctgggtGCAAGCGAACCCAATGGGCATCAGGTGCCCAATGAGGATAGTGACCAGCCGGTGACCCCCACACTGCCTGCCCACAGGACGTCTCTCCTgagcctggaggagcagcaggagctgccgCCATCTGCCACTAACCCTTGCCAGCCCCAACCGGAGAAGAAAGAGTCTTCTGGCTCCAGCCCACTGGAACGCTCCCTACACTGCAACCTCAAGCAGCGCAACGGGCACCCCCAGAGCTCTGTCAAGGGCATGAAGACCCTGGCCACTGCCAAGGGGGAGGTGCTGCTGGTGAGGAGGGTGAAGACCCTGAGTGCCAACCCTTGGAAGAGGAAGACCCACCTCAACCGGGAGAAGAGGTTCACCTTCGTCCTAGCTGTGGTAATGGGGGTCTTTGTCCTCTGCTGgttccctttcttctttctctaTAGCCTGGGGGCCATCTGCCCAGAACTCTGCAAGGTCCCCAACAGCGTGTTCCAGTTCTTCTTCTGGATTGGCTACTGCAACAGCTCCTTGAACCCTGTGATCTACACCATCTTCAACCAGGACTTCCGCAAGGCCTTCCGCAAGATCCTCTGCAGGCAGGGGACTCAGACTGCCTGGTGA